A part of Streptomyces sp. NBC_00557 genomic DNA contains:
- a CDS encoding 4-hydroxybenzoate 3-monooxygenase, translating into MTTTHDETTVVIIGAGVAGLTLGNFLLRNGIDCIVLEKHPRSYVEKRQRAGTIDTFGVRMFREWGLEEVLAGDPIPHSEGGFYIDGHAMPIDVDDNNESLYCPQQVLVRNLTELFLREGGDLRYEAADVTLVNITKGRPVVRYRDADGTARAVDCDFIAGCDGFHGVSRRSIPASALTEYSHAYGYSWLSVLAATPTRPSGMAIHELGLAGMIPRGPEASRIYLQCAVDDTPDQWPDERIWSELEARFGTPPSRGEILSKQIVPLRSVVFAPMSYGKLYLLGDAAHIVPPMSAKGIHLALHDAEVFARAVIRQAKEGDSSLLDSYSETCLPHIWNYQAFAMWITDTMHNAGFAGFEGEFKKQIARAELQRQFASESANKLFSELTAGTN; encoded by the coding sequence ATGACCACGACACACGACGAAACGACAGTCGTCATCATCGGAGCCGGCGTCGCCGGCCTGACTCTTGGCAACTTTCTGCTGCGCAACGGCATCGACTGCATCGTGCTGGAGAAGCACCCCCGCTCCTACGTCGAGAAGCGCCAGCGCGCCGGGACCATCGACACCTTCGGAGTGCGCATGTTCCGCGAGTGGGGCCTGGAGGAAGTCCTGGCGGGCGACCCGATCCCGCACAGCGAGGGCGGCTTCTACATCGACGGCCACGCGATGCCGATCGACGTGGACGACAACAACGAGAGCCTGTACTGCCCGCAGCAGGTCCTCGTGCGCAACCTCACCGAGCTGTTCCTGCGCGAGGGAGGCGACCTGCGCTACGAAGCCGCCGACGTCACCCTGGTCAACATCACCAAGGGTCGCCCCGTCGTGCGCTACCGGGATGCCGACGGTACGGCGCGGGCTGTCGACTGCGACTTCATCGCCGGCTGCGACGGCTTCCACGGCGTCTCGCGCCGCAGCATCCCCGCCTCCGCCCTGACCGAGTACTCCCACGCGTACGGCTACTCCTGGCTCAGCGTCCTGGCCGCCACCCCGACCCGCCCGTCCGGCATGGCCATCCACGAACTGGGCCTGGCCGGCATGATCCCCCGCGGCCCGGAGGCCAGCCGCATCTACCTCCAGTGCGCGGTCGACGACACCCCCGACCAGTGGCCGGACGAGCGCATCTGGAGCGAGCTGGAGGCCCGCTTCGGCACCCCACCCTCGCGCGGCGAGATCCTGTCCAAGCAGATCGTGCCCCTGCGCAGCGTGGTCTTCGCCCCGATGAGCTACGGCAAGCTCTACCTCCTGGGCGACGCCGCCCACATCGTCCCGCCGATGAGCGCCAAGGGCATACACCTGGCCCTCCACGACGCCGAGGTCTTCGCCCGAGCCGTGATCCGCCAGGCGAAGGAGGGTGACTCCAGCCTCCTCGACAGCTACTCGGAGACCTGCCTGCCGCACATCTGGAACTACCAGGCGTTCGCGATGTGGATCACCGACACCATGCACAATGCCGGATTCGCCGGCTTCGAGGGTGAGTTCAAGAAGCAGATCGCCCGCGCCGAGCTCCAGCGCCAGTTCGCCTCGGAATCGGCGAACAAGCTGTTCAGCGAACTCACCGCCGGAACCAACTAG
- a CDS encoding FAD-dependent oxidoreductase has product MHTPVTIVGAGLGGLTLARVLHVHGIPVTVYEAESSPSARAQGGLLDIHDYNGQLALKAAGLMEEFHAIVLEGRQALRVLDPDGTVLLDQADDGTGGRPEVQRGDLRQVLLDSLPAGTVQWGHKVSRTRALGEGRHEVTFADGGSAVTSLLVGADGAWSRVRPLLSTATPEYIGTSVVETYLFDAGTRHPAAAKAVGGGMLIAPSPGREIFAHREKDDTVHAYVGLSEPQDWFAAIDFADAATATARIAQEFDGWAPELTALITDSDVAPVWRPLYALPTGHRWDRVPGVTLLGDAAHLAAPNGEGANLAMLDGAELGEALAAHPDDIETALTEYEQTMFRRSAETATDEMPGIDSADNTAHGLINMLTEKGR; this is encoded by the coding sequence ATGCACACCCCAGTCACGATCGTCGGCGCCGGACTCGGCGGACTCACACTGGCCCGCGTCCTGCACGTTCACGGAATCCCGGTCACGGTCTACGAGGCGGAGTCCTCTCCCTCGGCGCGCGCGCAGGGCGGACTGCTCGACATCCACGACTACAACGGGCAGCTCGCACTCAAGGCGGCCGGGCTGATGGAGGAGTTCCACGCCATCGTTCTGGAGGGCCGCCAGGCGCTGCGGGTCCTCGATCCGGACGGGACTGTCCTGCTCGACCAAGCCGACGACGGCACGGGCGGGCGCCCTGAGGTGCAGCGCGGCGACCTGCGACAGGTCCTGCTCGACTCGCTCCCGGCAGGCACCGTGCAGTGGGGGCACAAGGTCAGCCGCACCCGTGCCCTCGGCGAGGGGCGCCACGAGGTGACGTTCGCCGACGGCGGCAGCGCCGTCACCAGCCTGCTGGTCGGCGCGGACGGCGCGTGGTCACGGGTCCGGCCGCTGCTGTCCACCGCCACACCCGAGTACATCGGTACATCGGTCGTCGAGACCTACCTGTTCGACGCCGGCACACGGCACCCGGCCGCCGCGAAAGCGGTCGGCGGCGGGATGCTGATCGCACCCTCGCCGGGCAGGGAGATCTTCGCTCACCGGGAAAAGGACGACACTGTGCACGCCTACGTGGGGCTGTCCGAGCCGCAGGACTGGTTCGCCGCCATCGATTTCGCCGATGCCGCCACGGCCACCGCGCGGATCGCGCAGGAATTCGACGGCTGGGCGCCGGAGCTCACCGCACTGATCACCGACAGCGACGTCGCACCGGTGTGGCGCCCCCTCTACGCTCTTCCGACCGGGCACCGGTGGGACCGGGTGCCCGGGGTGACCCTGCTCGGCGACGCCGCCCACCTCGCGGCTCCCAACGGCGAGGGCGCCAACCTGGCCATGCTCGACGGCGCCGAACTCGGTGAAGCCCTCGCCGCGCACCCCGACGACATCGAAACGGCGCTCACCGAGTACGAGCAGACCATGTTCCGCCGCAGCGCCGAGACCGCCACCGACGAGATGCCCGGGATCGACTCCGCCGACAACACGGCCCACGGCCTGATCAACATGCTCACCGAGAAGGGCCGATGA
- a CDS encoding DUF4158 domain-containing protein, whose protein sequence is MRDAYGYHPYDDAEWSRKFRSFLQGRAWTHAEGPVALFHQAVGWLRRNRVLLPGVSVLARQVLQVRTVAQKRLHAAVARAAARADRELPGQLVATLVRPEGSAVLGAGTSASAADADDGHGVRPCAGAGGRDRQADAGPAGPIGGRLHGSRRPRRGGRGGFPSAPGR, encoded by the coding sequence ATCCGGGACGCCTACGGCTATCACCCGTACGACGATGCGGAGTGGTCCCGGAAGTTCCGCAGCTTCCTGCAGGGGCGAGCGTGGACGCACGCGGAGGGGCCGGTGGCGCTGTTCCATCAGGCGGTGGGGTGGCTGCGCCGGAACCGGGTGCTGCTGCCTGGGGTGAGTGTGCTGGCGCGGCAGGTCTTGCAGGTCCGGACGGTCGCGCAGAAGCGGTTGCACGCTGCCGTCGCCAGGGCGGCGGCCCGGGCGGATAGGGAGTTGCCGGGGCAACTGGTGGCGACGCTGGTGAGGCCGGAGGGTAGCGCGGTTCTCGGAGCTGGAACGTCCGCGTCGGCCGCCGACGCGGACGACGGGCACGGCGTTCGCCCGTGCGCTGGAGCGGGTGGACGAGATCGGCAAGCAGATGCTGGCCCTGCTGGTCCAATTGGAGGCCGCCTGCACGGCAGCCGACGACCTCGCCGAGGCGGTCGAGGAGGTTTTCCCTCAGCACCCGGACGCTGA
- a CDS encoding helix-turn-helix domain-containing protein has protein sequence MPKDRQPATTSSEQDATPLQGAAWLPHGYRLDPHSHAEGQLVYAAAGALATATERGTWVAPANRVTWTPPHFAHSHRFYGRTDVRVLQVPLDLCAQLVDHPSVFAVSPLLRETLLALTGSPERRPGAHRRLLAVIVDELVDAAEQSLHLPEANDDRLRAATALLHEDPAQSTTLAELGRRVGAGERTLSRLFQTELGMSFHRWRTTLRIHHALAHLTDGMSVTETALACGWSNPSSFIDAFTEVVGQTPGRYQLELRRHS, from the coding sequence ATGCCGAAAGACCGCCAACCTGCAACGACATCGTCCGAGCAGGACGCGACGCCACTCCAGGGCGCCGCATGGCTGCCGCACGGCTATCGGCTCGACCCCCACTCGCATGCCGAGGGGCAGCTCGTCTACGCCGCCGCCGGCGCGCTGGCCACCGCCACGGAGCGCGGAACATGGGTCGCGCCCGCCAACCGGGTTACCTGGACACCCCCGCACTTCGCGCACTCCCACCGCTTCTACGGCCGGACCGACGTACGCGTCCTCCAAGTCCCGCTCGACCTGTGCGCACAGCTCGTGGACCACCCGAGCGTCTTCGCAGTCAGCCCGCTGCTGCGTGAAACGCTCCTCGCCCTCACCGGCAGCCCGGAGCGACGGCCCGGTGCGCACCGGCGGCTGCTCGCCGTCATCGTGGACGAGCTGGTCGACGCCGCAGAGCAGTCCCTCCACCTGCCGGAAGCCAATGACGACCGGCTCCGCGCCGCCACCGCGCTGCTGCACGAGGACCCTGCCCAATCCACGACCCTGGCCGAACTGGGCCGCAGAGTGGGGGCCGGCGAGCGCACCCTGAGCCGCCTGTTCCAGACCGAGCTGGGCATGAGCTTCCACCGCTGGCGCACCACCCTGCGCATCCACCACGCGCTGGCCCACCTCACCGACGGAATGTCGGTGACGGAGACCGCGCTGGCGTGCGGCTGGTCCAACCCCTCCAGCTTCATCGACGCCTTCACCGAGGTCGTCGGTCAGACACCCGGCCGCTACCAGCTCGAACTACGCCGCCACTCCTGA